Proteins from a genomic interval of Lelliottia amnigena:
- the uspG_1 gene encoding UspA domain-containing protein, which yields MYQTIIMPVDVFEMELSDKAVRHAEFLAQQDGIIHLLHVLPGSASLSLHRFAADVRRFEEHLQREAETRLQTMVGHFSIDPARIKTHVRFGSVRDAVNEMANELKADVVVIGSRNPSISTHLLGSNASSVIRHTHIPVLVVR from the coding sequence ATGTATCAGACAATCATTATGCCGGTTGATGTTTTTGAAATGGAACTGAGCGACAAGGCCGTGCGCCACGCCGAATTCCTGGCGCAGCAGGACGGCATCATTCATCTTTTACACGTTTTGCCAGGCTCTGCCAGCCTGAGTCTGCACCGCTTCGCCGCCGACGTGCGCCGCTTTGAGGAGCATCTGCAACGCGAAGCAGAAACCCGCCTGCAAACCATGGTGGGGCATTTCAGCATCGATCCGGCGCGGATTAAAACCCATGTGCGGTTTGGTAGCGTTCGCGACGCGGTGAACGAAATGGCGAACGAACTTAAAGCCGACGTGGTGGTGATCGGTTCACGCAATCCTTCTATCTCCACCCACCTGCTGGGTTCGAATGCCTCCAGCGTAATC
- the rnk gene encoding nucleoside diphosphate kinase regulator: MSRPTLIINELDAERIDRLLEKPAFASLPIADALNDELDRAQMCTAESMPHDVVTMNSQVRFRDLASGEEHTRTLVYPAQMTDSSTQLSVLAPVGAALLGLRTGDTIHWELPGGASAHLEVLELLYQPEAAGDYLR, translated from the coding sequence ATGTCCAGACCCACCCTCATTATCAATGAACTTGATGCAGAACGTATCGACCGTCTGCTGGAGAAACCCGCGTTCGCGTCGCTGCCGATTGCGGATGCGCTGAACGACGAACTGGACCGCGCGCAAATGTGTACGGCAGAGTCGATGCCGCATGACGTCGTCACCATGAACAGCCAGGTGAGATTCCGCGATCTCGCGTCCGGTGAAGAGCACACCCGCACGCTGGTGTATCCTGCGCAGATGACCGACAGCAGCACTCAGCTCTCCGTTCTCGCGCCCGTCGGTGCCGCGCTCCTTGGCCTGCGCACGGGTGATACCATCCACTGGGAACTGCCAGGTGGCGCATCGGCACACCTTGAAGTGCTGGAACTGCTCTACCAGCCAGAAGCTGCCGGCGATTACCTGCGTTAA
- the cpo gene encoding Non-heme chloroperoxidase gives MSVYDKLTLKDGSYLHFKDWGSGQPIVFSHGWPLTADAFEDQMLYLGSKGFRVIAHDRRGHGRSAQTWDGNDMDQYADDLAELTAHLNLNDAVHVGHSTGGGEVARYIGRHGTERVAKAVLISAVTPIMIKTDFNPNGVPKEVFDGIREGVINDRAAFFYELTAAFYGYNRTGAKESKAVRESFVEQGLQGSIKGLYDCIKAFSETDLREDLKKMTIPTLVIHGNDDQIVPFETCGKVAAEILPDSQLKVYEGGSHGICTTHKHQINEDLLKFIQS, from the coding sequence ATGAGCGTTTACGACAAACTTACCTTGAAAGACGGCAGTTATTTGCATTTCAAAGACTGGGGCAGCGGGCAGCCCATTGTATTTAGTCATGGCTGGCCGTTAACGGCGGATGCCTTTGAAGATCAAATGTTGTATCTGGGGTCGAAAGGATTTCGCGTGATCGCACACGATCGGCGTGGGCACGGGCGTTCTGCCCAGACCTGGGATGGGAACGATATGGATCAGTACGCTGACGATCTGGCAGAACTGACCGCGCATCTGAATCTTAACGATGCGGTGCATGTCGGTCACTCCACCGGCGGCGGCGAAGTGGCGCGCTATATTGGTCGGCATGGAACTGAACGGGTCGCAAAAGCCGTGCTGATTAGCGCAGTGACGCCGATTATGATCAAAACCGATTTCAACCCAAATGGGGTGCCGAAAGAGGTGTTTGATGGTATTCGGGAAGGCGTGATCAACGATCGCGCAGCGTTCTTTTATGAACTGACTGCGGCCTTTTATGGCTATAACCGCACGGGTGCGAAAGAGTCTAAAGCGGTCCGGGAAAGCTTTGTTGAGCAAGGGCTTCAGGGATCGATTAAAGGGCTATATGACTGCATCAAGGCATTTTCGGAAACCGACCTGCGGGAAGATCTGAAAAAGATGACCATCCCAACGCTTGTGATTCATGGCAATGACGATCAAATCGTGCCGTTTGAAACCTGCGGGAAAGTGGCGGCAGAGATCCTGCCGGATTCCCAGCTCAAGGTGTACGAGGGCGGTTCGCACGGGATTTGCACCACGCATAAACACCAGATCAATGAAGACTTACTGAAATTTATTCAGTCATAA
- a CDS encoding flavoprotein oxygenase translates to MYFYQPSQGHGLPHDPLNAIVGPRPIGWISSQDSEGRLNLAPYSFFNCFNYHPPIIGFSSNGWKDSVQNIVQTGEFVWNLATVELAQAMNETSATLPHEEDEFSFSGLTPVASQLVNAPRVAESPVNFECRLSQCIQLTGADGTPIETWLVLGEVVGIHIRETLLEDGIYQTAKANPILRAGGPTAYYSISEAQRFDLVRPDARRRG, encoded by the coding sequence ATGTATTTCTATCAGCCATCCCAGGGACACGGCCTGCCACACGATCCCTTAAATGCCATTGTTGGCCCCCGTCCTATCGGTTGGATTTCAAGCCAGGACAGCGAAGGGCGACTGAATCTTGCCCCCTACAGTTTTTTTAATTGCTTCAATTATCACCCGCCGATCATTGGTTTCTCCAGTAATGGCTGGAAAGACAGCGTGCAAAACATTGTCCAGACCGGCGAATTCGTCTGGAATCTGGCAACGGTCGAACTGGCGCAGGCGATGAATGAAACGTCCGCCACGCTCCCGCATGAGGAAGACGAATTTTCCTTCTCCGGCTTAACGCCCGTCGCCAGCCAGCTGGTGAACGCACCGCGCGTGGCGGAAAGCCCGGTTAACTTTGAATGTCGTCTGTCGCAGTGCATTCAGCTCACTGGCGCAGACGGTACGCCGATTGAAACCTGGCTGGTACTGGGCGAAGTCGTCGGAATTCACATCCGCGAAACGCTGCTGGAAGACGGGATTTATCAGACCGCCAAAGCGAATCCGATTCTGCGTGCGGGTGGCCCGACGGCCTACTATTCGATAAGCGAAGCGCAGCGGTTTGACCTGGTGCGCCCGGATGCACGTCGCAGAGGCTAA
- the rna gene encoding ribonuclease I → MFRKDIVSRFSAAALALCAFSAESAPLQATQYADFDRYVLALSWQTGFCQSMHERDRNEPDECRLQKESKTKTDFLTVHGLWPSLPKSISARGVDDRRWMRFGCATRPLPNMPEAKGSRKCAAAETGLSLESAAKLSGVMPGAGGNSCLERYEYAKHGVCFGFDPDAYFGTMVRMNQEVKASELGKLLADNYGKTVSRKTVDRAIAKSWGDASVKAVKLTCSGNPAYLTEIQLSLNAATINAPLSAASFAAQPHPGNCGKQFVIDKVGY, encoded by the coding sequence CCCACTTCAGGCCACCCAGTACGCCGATTTCGATCGCTATGTTCTTGCCCTGTCGTGGCAAACAGGATTTTGCCAGAGCATGCACGAGCGCGATCGCAACGAACCTGATGAGTGTCGTCTGCAAAAAGAGAGCAAAACCAAAACCGATTTCCTGACGGTTCACGGCCTCTGGCCGAGCCTGCCAAAATCCATCTCTGCGCGCGGCGTGGACGACCGCCGCTGGATGCGCTTTGGCTGCGCTACGCGTCCCCTTCCCAACATGCCCGAGGCCAAAGGCAGCCGCAAATGTGCGGCAGCAGAAACCGGCCTGTCGCTGGAATCCGCCGCCAAACTGAGTGGCGTGATGCCCGGCGCGGGCGGTAATTCTTGTCTGGAACGCTATGAATATGCCAAGCATGGCGTATGCTTTGGTTTTGACCCGGATGCCTATTTTGGCACCATGGTGCGTATGAACCAGGAAGTGAAAGCCAGCGAACTGGGCAAACTGCTGGCAGATAACTACGGTAAAACGGTCAGCCGTAAAACCGTTGATCGCGCCATCGCCAAAAGCTGGGGCGACGCGTCAGTCAAAGCCGTTAAGTTGACCTGCAGCGGTAACCCCGCTTATCTGACCGAGATTCAACTCTCCCTCAACGCGGCGACCATTAACGCTCCGCTGTCTGCGGCGTCGTTTGCCGCGCAGCCGCATCCCGGCAACTGCGGAAAACAGTTCGTCATCGATAAAGTCGGCTACTAA